DNA sequence from the Asticcacaulis sp. AND118 genome:
CGGGCGCCGATTCCAACACCTACCGCTACTGGGTGGCGGTGACCGACCGCGACAAGGCCGTGCTGGCCAAGGAATATTTCGACCTGCCAGTCAACTTCAACGGCAAGCAGACGGTCGATGTCGCCACGCGCATCGAAAATATCGTCATCCCGCGCGCCGGGTCTTCGGTGGCCGGTTCGAATTTCGAAGTCCTGATCGGCTTCGACGTCACGCCGCAGATGGTCGACTTCAACCGTCAGGGCAAGCGTTTCCGCTTCGCCAAGGTGAAGTAGGGCATTCCCTTCTGTGGATCGCGCTTCGGGGAAAATAAAACTGTCACCCGAAAGATACTGACAAACGCCGAAACATGCGCTTTAGTGTTAGCAGAGGGTTAACGCTTGCGTTGTTTTGGGGTCGATGTCGCAGCCAGATAAAGCCAAAAATGGCACGGCACCGAGCGGGGCAGGTGGTTTCAGGCTACCCTTCTTCCGTAAGCGCGCGGCCATATATTATGACGGCTTCAACCTCTATCACGCGGTTGACGCCTATAAGCGTCCCTATCTGAAATGGCTTGATCTCAAGGCCTTGGCCTGGGCCATCACGCCGGATAATGAGGTGGTGAAGCGCGTCGTCTGGTGCTCGGCCTTCCGTCCGCAAAACAAGTCCAAGATGAAGCGCCACGAGGACTATATGCGTGCGCTTCAGGCTCGCGGCGTCCTGTGCCGCATCGGGCATTTCGTTTCCGCCATCGACGGGTGCAATGCCTGCGGTCACCAGTGGCATCTGGCCATCGAAAAGCAGGGCGATGTCAATCTGGCCCTGTCGATTGCGTCCGATGCCGAGGATAACCTGTTCGACGTCTGCTACCTCGTCTCCGCCGACGGGGACCATGCGGCCACGGCGCGCTATCTGAAAGAGCGCTTCCCGAAAAAGGAACTGGTGCTGGTCTGCCCGCCGGGACGCTATCCCAACAAGCACATCCTCAAATTCGCCGACCGCGTGGTCGAAATCGGGCGCGAGCATCTTGAGGCTTCGCTGCTGCCTCAGATGACCAAGTACCGTTCGCGCCTTCTGGGGCCGTCGTCGACGGTCGAGCGTCCGGAGGCCTACGACCCGCCGGAACTGCGCGAAAAAGGCCACCTCAAGGTCGTGGTCAATAACGCCTAGAATGGTTGCGGCGATAAAAGCGCGCCAGCACGAAAGCGCCGAACATCAGCGCGCTGAGAAAAATCACCAGAAAAGCCAGCGTGTCGATGGCGACCTTGCCCTGTGCGCTGCCCTGAAAGACGTCGCGGATTTCGAGGCTGAGGGCGGCGGGCGGATGAGAGGGAGTCGGCGAAGGGGTCATGTGCAGAGTCCTTGAGAAGCGTGTGCCTTTAGTTTAGGCACGCGTCGCCTCAGCGGGGACAGGTTGCAGCCCCGGCGTGTGCTTACTTCTGGCGCTCTCCAGACGCTTCATTACTTTTCGAGGGCGGGGCCCTTCTGCCTGCCTCTTGACTCTTAACGCGCCGTCACGCACAAGCGAGGCGACCCACGGGAGAGAGCGTGACTCGTTCACGCCGCCGAAGGCGCAACCGCCCCGGAAACGCTCAGGCCAAAGGACCGTCGGTCATTCTACACGCTGGAAAGTGATGTTTTGAACATCCGCCGACGGAGCAAAGCGGGCGACCGCTGAAATCTCTCAGGTCTCAGGGACAGCGGGGGCAGACTTTTTGTAAAAAGCTCTGCGATTCCGCACGTTTACTGATCCGAGGCCGTTTATGCCCAGCGCCGCTCTGAAATCCACGCCTGTCGAAGATCGCCACGTTGCCCTTGGGGCGCGCATGGTGCCGTTCGCCGGCTACAACATGCCCGTTCAGTACGAAGGCGTGATGGCTGAGCACAAATGGACCCGTGCCGAAGCCGGTCTGTTCGACGTGTCGCACATGGGTCAGGCGCGCCTGACCGGGGAGGGCGCGGTCGAAACGCTGGAGGCCCTGACGCCGACCGATTTCGCGGCGCTCAAGCCCGGCAAGCAGAAATATTCGCTGCTGCTCAACGAAGCCGGCGGCATCCTCGACGACTGGATGGTGTCGCGTCCGCAAGCGTCGGGTTTCTTCCTGGTGGTCAATGCCGCCTGCAAGGATCAGGACTTCGCCATCATCGCCGACAACCTCAAAGGCGATACGCAATTCGAAATCCTCGCCGACCGCGCGCTGCTGGCGCTGCAGGGGCCGCGCGCTCGCGAGGTGATGGCGCAGGTCTGTCCCGCCGCCTGCGAAATGTATTTCATGGACTGCGGCACGTTCGGCATTCTGGGCGAAACGGCCTTTATCTCGCGTTCGGGCTATACCGGCGAGGACGGGTTCGAGATCAGCTTCCCCGCCGCCCGCGCCGCCGAACTGTGGGATCTGCTGCTGACCTTCCCTCAGGTCAAGCCGATCGGTCTGGGGGCGCGCGACAGCCTGCGCCTCGAAGCCGGTATGCCGCTTTACGGGCACGAGATGGACGAGACCTATGGCGTGGTCGAGTCGGGTCTGAGCTTCGGCATGTCGAAGTCGCGTCTGGAGCGCGGCGACATCCGCGGCATGGATCGCATCCGGTCCGAGCGCGAAAACCCGCAGCGCAGCCGCGTGGCTATCCGTGTCCTCGAAGGTCCGCCCGCGCGCGATGGCGCCAAAATCCTGAGCGCCGACGGTGAGCCTATCGGCATCGTCACGTCAGGCGTGCCGTCGCCGTCGCTCGGCTATTCGATCGCCATGGGCTACGTCCCCGCGACTCAGTCGGCCCCCGGCACTAAATTGAAACTGGAAGTGCGCGGCAAGCCCTATGCCTGCGAGATCGTCACTATTCCCTTCGTTCCCAATGCCTATCACCGCAAACCCAAGGCTTAAAAAGAGGTCGTCATCATGAAATTCACCAAGGAACACGAGTGGGTCAAGGATCAGGGCGACGGCACCGCCTTCGTCGGCATCTCGGCCTATGCGGCCGACGCGCTGGGCGATGTGGTCTTCGTCGAAGTCCCGGAAGCGGGCAAGGTGCTGACCAAGGGCGACGCCTTTGCGGTGGTCGAGTCGGTGAAGGCGGCGTCGGACGTCTATGCGCCGGTCGACGGCGAAGTGGTCGAAGGCAATGAAGAACTGACCAACGCGCCCGAAACGGTCAACGCCGTGCCGGAGGCCGGCGGCTGGTTTGCGAAAATCAAGCTGACCAATCCGTCGCAACTCGACGCGCTGATGGATCGCGAAGCCTACGAAGCCTATCTGGCGACGTTGTAATCCGTGTCCCTCTCCCTTGAGGGAGAGGGTGCCCCGTCAGGGGCGGGTGAGGGGGATGCCCTCGCCATTTAGTGACTCCCCCTCACCCCGACCCTCTCCCTCAAGGGAGAGGGGGCAAGAGTAGTTCCCATGTCCAAGTCCAATCAGCCCGTCGAACAGGGCGCCTTTGTCCGTCGTCACATCGGTCCGTCTGAACCTGAAATCTCCGCCATGCTGGCGGCATTGAATGTGTCGGACATCGATGCCCTGATCGATCAGACCATCCCCGTCGCCATCCGCGAGCGCTCGCCCATGGGCGTCGGCGAGGCGATGGACGAGGAGGCGGTGCTGGCGCATCTGCGTGGAATAGCCTCTGAGAACAAGTCCTTCATCTCGCTGATCGGGCAGGGCTATTACGGCACCCTGCTGCCGGGCGTCATCCAACGCAACATCCTCGAAAACCCCGCCTGGTACACGGCCTATACGCCGTATCAGCCGGAAATCAGCCAGGGCCGTCTCGAAGCCCTGCTGAATTTCCAGACGCTCCTTTGCGACCTCACCGGG
Encoded proteins:
- a CDS encoding NYN domain-containing protein, which codes for MSQPDKAKNGTAPSGAGGFRLPFFRKRAAIYYDGFNLYHAVDAYKRPYLKWLDLKALAWAITPDNEVVKRVVWCSAFRPQNKSKMKRHEDYMRALQARGVLCRIGHFVSAIDGCNACGHQWHLAIEKQGDVNLALSIASDAEDNLFDVCYLVSADGDHAATARYLKERFPKKELVLVCPPGRYPNKHILKFADRVVEIGREHLEASLLPQMTKYRSRLLGPSSTVERPEAYDPPELREKGHLKVVVNNA
- the gcvT gene encoding glycine cleavage system aminomethyltransferase GcvT; amino-acid sequence: MPSAALKSTPVEDRHVALGARMVPFAGYNMPVQYEGVMAEHKWTRAEAGLFDVSHMGQARLTGEGAVETLEALTPTDFAALKPGKQKYSLLLNEAGGILDDWMVSRPQASGFFLVVNAACKDQDFAIIADNLKGDTQFEILADRALLALQGPRAREVMAQVCPAACEMYFMDCGTFGILGETAFISRSGYTGEDGFEISFPAARAAELWDLLLTFPQVKPIGLGARDSLRLEAGMPLYGHEMDETYGVVESGLSFGMSKSRLERGDIRGMDRIRSERENPQRSRVAIRVLEGPPARDGAKILSADGEPIGIVTSGVPSPSLGYSIAMGYVPATQSAPGTKLKLEVRGKPYACEIVTIPFVPNAYHRKPKA
- the gcvH gene encoding glycine cleavage system protein GcvH — its product is MKFTKEHEWVKDQGDGTAFVGISAYAADALGDVVFVEVPEAGKVLTKGDAFAVVESVKAASDVYAPVDGEVVEGNEELTNAPETVNAVPEAGGWFAKIKLTNPSQLDALMDREAYEAYLATL